A genomic region of Lates calcarifer isolate ASB-BC8 linkage group LG9, TLL_Latcal_v3, whole genome shotgun sequence contains the following coding sequences:
- the htr1ab gene encoding 5-hydroxytryptamine receptor 1A-beta, with amino-acid sequence MEGANNTTAWAQFDNLSIKTPKPEDEEVKLSYQVVTSFLLGALILCAIFGNACVVAAIALERSLQNVANYLIGSLAVTDLMVSVLVLPMAALYQVLNRWTLGQVPCDIFISLDVLCCTSSILHLCAIALDRYWAITEPIDYMKKRTPRRAAVLISVTWLVGFSISVPPMLIMRSQPNSLAEDRANPKQCKIRQDPWYTIYSTFGAFYIPLTLMLVLYGRIFKAARFRIRRTVRKTEKKKVSDSCLALSPALFHKKTHGDAQGKSWKRSVEPRPLPSVNGAVKHAEDGESLEIIEVHSNSKGNLPLPNTPSSVPLFESRHEKATEAKRKIALARERKTVKTLGIIMGTFILCWLPFFIVALVMPFCQESCYMPRWLEDVINWLGYSNSLLNPIIYAYFNKDFQSAFKKIIKCHFCRP; translated from the coding sequence ATGGAGGGCGCGAACAACACGACAGCCTGGGCGCAGTTTGACAACCTCTCCATCAAGACGCCCAAACCCGAGGACGAGGAGGTGAAGCTGAGTTATCAGGTGGTCACATCCTTCCTGCTTGGCGCGCTCATCCTGTGCGCAATCTTTGGGAACGCGTGCGTGGTCGCGGCCATCGCCTTGGAGCGGTCTCTCCAGAATGTGGCCAACTACCTGATCGGTTCTCTGGCCGTCACAGACCTGATGGTGTCGGTGCTGGTGCTGCCCATGGCGGCGCTTTACCAGGTGTTGAACCGGTGGACTCTCGGGCAGGTTCCGTGCGACATCTTCATCTCTCTGGATGTGCTGTGCTGCACCTCCTCCATCCTGCACCTGTGCGCCATCGCTCTGGACAGATACTGGGCCATAACCGAGCCCATAGACTACATGAAGAAGAGGACGCCGAGGAGAGCCGCGGTCCTCATCAGTGTCACCTGGCTGGTCGGGTTCTCCATCTCGGTGCCGCCGATGCTGATCATGCGCTCCCAGCCCAACAGCCTGGCGGAGGACAGGGCGAACCCCAAGCAGTGCAAGATCAGGCAAGACCCCTGGTACACAATATACTCCACATTCGGGGCTTTTTACATCCCGCTGACGCTGATGTTGGTTTTATACGGGCGGATATTCAAAGCTGCCAGGTTTCGCATCAGGAGGACGGTGCGTAAAAcggagaaaaagaaagtgtcCGACTCTTGCTTGGCGCTGTCCCCGGCGCTCTTCCACAAAAAGACGCACGGAGACGCGCAGGGCAAGAGCTGGAAAAGGAGCGTGGAGCCGCGGCCGCTGCCGAGCGTCAACGGCGCGGTGAAACACGCGGAGGACGGCGAGTCCCTGGAGATCATCGAAGTCCACAGCAACTCCAAGGGCAACCTGCCGCTGCCCAACACCCCGAGCTCCGTGCCGCTGTTCGAGAGCAGGCACGAGAAGGCGACGGAGGCGAAGCGGAAGATCGCGCTGGCTCGGGAGCGAAAGACGGTGAAGACTCTGGGCATCATCATGGGCACCTTCATCCTCTGCTGGCTGCCCTTCTTCATCGTCGCCCTGGTCATGCCTTTTTGCCAGGAGTCGTGCTACATGCCGCGCTGGCTGGAGGATGTCATAAACTGGCTGGGCTACTCCAACTCTCTACTCAACCCCATCATCTACGCGTACTTCAACAAAGACTTTCAGAGCGCGTTCAAGAAAATCATCAAGTGTCATTTCTGCAGACCGTGA